Genomic segment of Flavobacteriales bacterium:
AGAACTCTAAAGTTTCTCCCTTAGAAACTCGGAGGTGAACCCAACTCCGGCCTCAACCAAGGCTTCTGGAGTTCCTTCAAAAACAACGGTTCCACCGCGTTTTCCGCCCTCGGGGCCGAGGTCTATGATCCAATCGGCGCATTTAATGATATCGAGGTTATGCTCGATGATCAGAATGCTGTGTCCTTTTGCTATCAGTGCGTTGAAGCTATCGAGTAGTTTGAGGATGTCGTGAAAGTGGAGTCCGGCAGTAGGTTCGTCGAAGATGAAAAGGGTGTGTCCTTGATTGCTTCCACGGCCCAAGAAGCTGGCCAACTTGACCCGTTGAGCTTCTCCGCCCGAGAGTGTAGATGAACTCTGTCCGAGGTGAATATAGCCGAGTCCCACATCTTGCAGGGGCTGAAGCTTATCTGCGATCTTTTGGTGATTGTGTTCCGAAAAGAACTGGATGGCCTCATCGATGGTCATTTCCAGCACGCCGAAAATATTTTTTCCATCGACCTTGACCTCCAGGATCTCGTCTTTAAATCGCTGACCCTTGCATACTTCACAAGTGAGGTGTACATCGGCCATGAACTGCATTTCGATCTGTACTTCGCCCTCGCCCTCGCAGTTGGCGCACCGTCCGCCCTCTACATTGAAGCTGAAGTGCTTTGCCTTGTAACCTCGATTTTTGCTGAGTTTGTTCGATGCAAACAAAGAGCGAATTTCGTCGTAGGCCTTGACGTAGGTCACTGGGTTCGATCGGCTGCTTTTTCCAATGGGGTTTTGATCGACGAATTCCACATCGGTCATCTGATCCACGCTTCCGCCGAGTCCGTCGAATTCACCGGTACGCCCGGCATAGCCACCAAGGCGTTTCCTCAGGGCAGGATATAGAATATCCTTGATCAAGGTGCTCTTCCCGGAGCCGCTGACCCCGGAAATGACCGTAAGGACCTCCAGAGGAATACGTGTGCTGATGTTTTGCAGGTTGTTTTCGCGGCAACCGGAGAGTTCTACCCAGTTGCGATTTCCCCTTCGTGCCGTAGGCACAGGGATTTCCCGTTTCCCGTATAGGTATTGTCCCGTTAGGCTTGTTTGATCGCTCTTTAAGTCTTCGTGCGTTCCCCAGAAAATGAGTTCGCCGCCCAAGGTTCCGGCCATGGGACCAATGTCGATGAGCAGGTCGGCCGCTTTCATGATATCTTCGTCGTGTTCGACTACGATCACGGTATTTCCCAGGTCGCGAAGGCTTTTCAACACTTCAATAAGTCGTTCGGTGTCCTTGCTGTGGAGCCCGATCGAAGGCTCGTCGAGAATGTACATGGAGCCGACGAGTGAAGAGCCAAGTGAGGTCGCCAAATTGATTCGCTGTGATTCTCCGCCCGACAAGGTAGAACTTCGACGGTTGAGGGTGAGGTAATCCAGCCCCACTTGATTGAGAAAGCGCAATCGGCTGGTGATCTCGATCAAAATACGTTTAGAGACATCCTGCTCATATGCATTGAGCTCGATGTTTTCCACAAGGGGTTGCAGTTCGCCTATGGGCATTTCGACCAAATCGGTGATGCGATGCCCGCCCACTTTAACGTAGCTCGCTTCTTTGCGAAGTCGACGGCCTTTGCAAGTGGTACAACGCGTTTTTCCGCGGTAGCGACTCAGCATAACGCGGTATTGGATCTTATAGCTTTTCGATTCGAGGTATTCGAAAAACTCGTTGATACCCATGAAATGCTCGTTACCCTCCCACAGCAATTCCTTTTCGTCTTCGGAAAGCTGGAAATAGGGGCGATGTATCGGGAAATCGAACTTGGCCGCATTCATCACCAAGTCGTTTTTGTATTCCTGCATTTTATCGCCTTTCCAGCATACGACCGCATCATCGTAAATGCTGAGCGATTTGTTCGGGATCACGAGGTCTTCGTCAATTCCGATGATACTCCCATATCCCTCGCATTTTGGACAGGCGCCGTAGGGGTTGTTGAAGCTGAAGAGGTGTTCGGACGGTTCGTCGAATTTCATACCATCGAGTTCGAAGCGGTTGCTGAACTCATGCAGCGTTCCATGGTCGGCATTTTCAATGACGCAGATCCCGTTACCTTCGTAGAATGCGGTCTGGATGGAGTCGGCCAGTCGGGTTTGGGTGTCTTCATCACCGGCTCGGGCGGATAGTCGATCTATGACGAGGAAGGTGGAGTTCCAGTCGAGTTCAATCGGCTCGGCCAAGAGATCATCGATGCGCTCGACTTGCCTATCGCGCCGCAGGCGAGAAAAACCTTGCTGCTGCAGCACCTTCAGCTGCTCAATGGTAGTTCGCTCGGCGTGGAGGTGCACTGGCGCAAGGATCATAATACGCGCGCCGTCGGCGAGTTTAGCGACAGCGTTAACGACATCGGTAACGGTGTGACGCTGTACTTCTTGGCCGCTGGCGGGCGAAATGGTACGTCCGACACGGGCGTAGAGGAGTTTGAGGTAGTCGTAGATCTCGGTTGAGGTTCCGACCGTGGACCTCGGATTACGAGTATTGACCTTTTGCTCGATCGCGATGGCAGGCGCAATGCCTTTGATATACTCGACTTCGGGTTTATTGAGACGCCCGAGGAATTGGCGTGCATAGCTCGAGAGGCTTTCGACATATCGGCGTTGACCTTCGGCGTAGAGTGTGTCAAAGGCAAGGGAGGATTTTCCGGATCCCGAAAGCCCGGTCACGACGACCAAACGGTTTCGGGGTATCACAACGTCTATATTCTTGAGGTTGTGTAGTCGGGCGCCCTTGATCAGGATATTCTCTTTTGGGCTATACGATTCGATGTCCTCGGTCATAAAAAATGGTACGGTTTTTTCAGTAACACCGTTGAATCGGAAGCGTTCATTCGCTTGACGAAGCGCAAAATTAGGGGTTTAAAAGTTGTGTTGAATTAAAATAATTCTATATTTGACCCTTAGACTCCGAGATCAGTACTTGTTTAATTCTAACCTTTTAGTCGCTTATACTACACGTTTACTTTTTGTTTTTGGGAGCTGATAGAGCTTTTTGAAGCAGATTTTGAGAAGAACCAAAACTAGGTAAACTATGCACTTGAAGCAGTGTGAAGATTCTGCGTTGGTCAAAATGTACCAATGCGGAAACGAAAAAGCGCTAGAAGAATTGGTCGTACGTCACCGTCAGCGTATCTACGCTTACATATTGACAAGAGTTCATGACCAGGATTTAGCCGAAGATTTATTTCAAGATGCCTTCATCAAGGTCATTAAGACTTTGAAGGAAGGTAAGTACAACGAGGAAGGTAAGTTCTTGCCGTGGGTGTTGCGCATTTCGCACAACTTAATTATTGACCATTTCCGTCGCAACAAGCGGATGCCGATGATGGAGACCACGGAGGACTTCGATATATTCGATGTGATCGCCGATTCGGGACTAAGTGCCGAAAATCAGATCATCAAGGATCAGATCATTCAAGATGTACGCAAACTCATTCAGCAATTGCCTCCGGAGCAAAAAGAGGTGTTGATCATGCGTCATTATGCCGAAATGAGTTTCAAGGACATTGCCGAGCAAACGGGTGTGAGCATCAATACGGCATTGGGTCGTATGAGATATGCCTTGATCAATTTGCGAAAGCTCATTGCCGAGCACCATATGAACCTTACTCTGAGCTAATTCAATTTGGTTGTATGGGGGTTCTGAAAAAAAGTCTCAAAGGATAAAATAAAGGATATATGACGCCGTTTTAAAGGGGAAGTTTAACCCAACTAACCCCGTATGGCTAAAACCTTTACTCCCGATTTTTTATTGCAATATTCTTATGGAGAGTTGAGTGAAAACGACCGCCGAGAGGCGGAAACTCTCTGTGAACAAGACCCTTACCTGCGCGACGAGTTGGTGATGATTAATGAAAGTAAGGAGCTTTTGAACGAAGTTGAAGTACGTCCGTCCGATCGGACAATTCAGAACATTCTGTCATTCAGCAAAGCTTATCACGTTTCGAAACTTTCGGACGGAAGCCAAGCTGAAATGGTTCTCAACTAAAGGTTGAGAATTGAAATTAACAAAGGGAAAAGTGGCCCTCGAGGTCACTTTTTTATTCGTACCCATTCTTTCTGAGGAATTCCTTTCGGCCGATCGCCGCAGTGATATAATCACGCTCCGGTTTGAATCCTCGTGCCGGGCCGTATTGCCGACCGTAAAAAATGATCTGCAGATGTAAAGTGTTCCACTGTTCCTTTGGGAATAGTCTTTTAGCGTCCTTTTCGGTCTGGTGAACACTTTTACCGTTCGAGAGTCC
This window contains:
- the uvrA gene encoding excinuclease ABC subunit UvrA, producing MTEDIESYSPKENILIKGARLHNLKNIDVVIPRNRLVVVTGLSGSGKSSLAFDTLYAEGQRRYVESLSSYARQFLGRLNKPEVEYIKGIAPAIAIEQKVNTRNPRSTVGTSTEIYDYLKLLYARVGRTISPASGQEVQRHTVTDVVNAVAKLADGARIMILAPVHLHAERTTIEQLKVLQQQGFSRLRRDRQVERIDDLLAEPIELDWNSTFLVIDRLSARAGDEDTQTRLADSIQTAFYEGNGICVIENADHGTLHEFSNRFELDGMKFDEPSEHLFSFNNPYGACPKCEGYGSIIGIDEDLVIPNKSLSIYDDAVVCWKGDKMQEYKNDLVMNAAKFDFPIHRPYFQLSEDEKELLWEGNEHFMGINEFFEYLESKSYKIQYRVMLSRYRGKTRCTTCKGRRLRKEASYVKVGGHRITDLVEMPIGELQPLVENIELNAYEQDVSKRILIEITSRLRFLNQVGLDYLTLNRRSSTLSGGESQRINLATSLGSSLVGSMYILDEPSIGLHSKDTERLIEVLKSLRDLGNTVIVVEHDEDIMKAADLLIDIGPMAGTLGGELIFWGTHEDLKSDQTSLTGQYLYGKREIPVPTARRGNRNWVELSGCRENNLQNISTRIPLEVLTVISGVSGSGKSTLIKDILYPALRKRLGGYAGRTGEFDGLGGSVDQMTDVEFVDQNPIGKSSRSNPVTYVKAYDEIRSLFASNKLSKNRGYKAKHFSFNVEGGRCANCEGEGEVQIEMQFMADVHLTCEVCKGQRFKDEILEVKVDGKNIFGVLEMTIDEAIQFFSEHNHQKIADKLQPLQDVGLGYIHLGQSSSTLSGGEAQRVKLASFLGRGSNQGHTLFIFDEPTAGLHFHDILKLLDSFNALIAKGHSILIIEHNLDIIKCADWIIDLGPEGGKRGGTVVFEGTPEALVEAGVGFTSEFLREKL
- a CDS encoding sigma-70 family RNA polymerase sigma factor — its product is MHLKQCEDSALVKMYQCGNEKALEELVVRHRQRIYAYILTRVHDQDLAEDLFQDAFIKVIKTLKEGKYNEEGKFLPWVLRISHNLIIDHFRRNKRMPMMETTEDFDIFDVIADSGLSAENQIIKDQIIQDVRKLIQQLPPEQKEVLIMRHYAEMSFKDIAEQTGVSINTALGRMRYALINLRKLIAEHHMNLTLS